In Lentimicrobium sp. L6, one DNA window encodes the following:
- a CDS encoding CcoQ/FixQ family Cbb3-type cytochrome c oxidase assembly chaperone encodes MKLAIKYLSDIEGIGMTQSISFVFFFAIFLAIVYYVFKMKNSYYTSISEMPLKDEIDSYSDNEMIKEL; translated from the coding sequence ATGAAGCTTGCAATAAAATATTTAAGTGACATTGAAGGAATAGGAATGACACAATCCATATCATTTGTGTTTTTCTTTGCCATATTCTTGGCTATTGTATATTACGTTTTTAAAATGAAAAACTCTTACTATACTTCCATAAGCGAAATGCCACTTAAAGATGAAATTGATTCGTATTCAGATAATGAAATGATTAAAGAATTATAA
- a CDS encoding cbb3-type cytochrome c oxidase N-terminal domain-containing protein codes for MSDDVKYQQGKVIDSHEFDGIQELDNPPPPWIMYVFYLSVLFSIGYWIYFHMTDAGPLQEDEFRQEMAIEAKAQAKRVAAAPPVSTTASTDPADLAAGKELFTGKACFACHGMNGEGNAIGPNLTDHFSIHGCDFTKTIAVIKNGVPAKGMTPYKDQMTQKQTEQLASYVLSLVGSNPANAKEAQGTECK; via the coding sequence ATGAGCGACGATGTAAAATATCAACAAGGAAAAGTGATTGATAGCCATGAATTTGATGGTATTCAAGAATTAGATAACCCACCACCACCGTGGATCATGTATGTGTTTTATCTTAGTGTATTATTCTCAATAGGTTATTGGATTTATTTCCATATGACTGATGCAGGACCTCTGCAAGAAGATGAATTTAGGCAAGAAATGGCCATCGAAGCCAAAGCACAAGCTAAGCGCGTTGCAGCTGCTCCTCCTGTTTCTACAACTGCTTCTACCGACCCAGCTGACTTAGCTGCTGGTAAAGAACTTTTTACTGGCAAAGCTTGTTTTGCTTGTCATGGTATGAATGGAGAAGGGAATGCAATTGGGCCAAATCTGACAGATCATTTTTCTATTCATGGTTGTGATTTCACAAAAACCATAGCTGTGATTAAGAATGGAGTTCCTGCAAAAGGAATGACACCTTACAAAGATCAAATGACTCAAAAACAAACCGAACAATTGGCAAGTTATGTTTTGAGCCTTGTTGGATCTAATCCTGCAAATGCTAAAGAAGCACAAGGAACAGAATGTAAGTAG
- a CDS encoding SCO family protein, producing the protein MKIKLIGFVIFASLFNFLNAQEKIAIENTTQIGIYEHLDTLMSKDIYLVDRDSNSVQLTSLIDKPTVFCFIYYNCPGLCSPLLGGVADVINKTDLVLGEDYQVITISMNEDDYPSLGAKKKDNYVKSFTKEVNDEAWIWLTGDSLNIARASDNLGFKFKREGKDFVHAAAIMVTSPEGKVTRYLHGTYFLPFDLKMAIVEASQGISGPTINKVLEFCFSYDPQGKKYVFNITKISGSIIMALALLLFLVLAFKKKKPKSTQ; encoded by the coding sequence ATGAAAATCAAACTAATAGGCTTCGTTATTTTTGCCTCGTTATTTAATTTTCTAAATGCTCAAGAAAAAATAGCCATTGAAAATACCACGCAGATTGGTATTTACGAGCATTTGGATACTTTGATGTCAAAAGACATCTATTTGGTAGATCGGGACAGTAATAGTGTTCAACTTACCAGTCTAATCGACAAACCCACCGTTTTCTGTTTCATCTACTACAATTGCCCAGGTTTATGTTCCCCATTATTGGGTGGCGTTGCTGACGTGATTAATAAAACAGATTTAGTTTTAGGAGAAGATTATCAAGTTATAACTATTAGTATGAACGAAGATGATTATCCTTCACTAGGTGCGAAGAAAAAAGATAATTATGTGAAATCATTTACCAAAGAAGTAAATGATGAGGCTTGGATTTGGTTAACAGGTGATAGCTTAAACATTGCAAGAGCTAGTGATAACTTAGGTTTCAAATTTAAGAGAGAAGGTAAAGATTTTGTACATGCTGCAGCTATCATGGTAACTAGCCCTGAAGGAAAAGTAACTCGCTATTTGCATGGAACTTACTTTCTTCCTTTTGACCTTAAAATGGCTATTGTTGAAGCCAGTCAGGGCATTTCCGGCCCAACCATTAACAAAGTTCTTGAATTTTGCTTTAGCTACGATCCTCAAGGAAAAAAATATGTATTTAATATTACAAAAATATCGGGAAGTATCATTATGGCCTTGGCTTTATTGTTATTCCTTGTTTTAGCATTTAAAAAGAAAAAACCAAAATCAACACAGTAA
- a CDS encoding cbb3-type cytochrome c oxidase subunit I, with the protein MDDNVTSKPQLNFFEDTGGRKGIFKWILSTDHKRIGLLYFYSIISFFMVGVALGLLMRLELLEPGGQYIDANTYNSAFTLHGVIMIFLFIIPGIPAVFGNLILPIIIGAKDVAFPRVNLLSWYLYVIGAFFALSTLVFGDGPADTGWTFYAPYSVNTSTNVSMSVLAAFILGFSSILTGLNFLVTMHRMRAPGMTWMRMPLFAWGLYATAWIQLLATPIVGITLLMIVAERFLGVGLFDPSLGGDPILYQHMFWIYSHPAVYVMILPAMGVISEIIPTFSQRKIFGYKAIAFSSLFIAFVGYTVWGHHMFTSGMSGSARIIFSILTFIVAIPSAIKVFNWLATMYGGSIDLKPAMLFALGFIFLFLIGGLTGLVVGALATDVHLHDTYFVVGHFHYVMFGGTGFAFIAALYYWFPKIYGKMYDVKQATIAFWVMFTGFNILYFPMLVVGIMGMPRRYYDYLPQFHVPNIISTVGSWILVTGLIMVIINFFKAKKISAEEAKNPWGGLTLEWTVQSPPTVLNFDEIPTVTSGPYEYQNKEER; encoded by the coding sequence ATGGATGACAATGTTACATCAAAGCCTCAATTAAACTTTTTTGAGGACACTGGGGGCCGAAAAGGAATCTTTAAATGGATTCTATCAACGGACCATAAGCGAATAGGACTGCTTTATTTCTATTCCATTATCTCCTTTTTTATGGTAGGAGTAGCACTTGGTCTTTTAATGAGATTAGAGCTGTTAGAGCCTGGAGGTCAATATATTGATGCCAATACTTATAACAGTGCTTTTACACTGCACGGCGTCATCATGATTTTCCTTTTTATTATTCCTGGAATTCCAGCAGTATTTGGGAATCTAATCCTTCCCATTATTATTGGAGCTAAGGATGTAGCTTTCCCGAGAGTTAACCTTTTATCGTGGTACTTATATGTAATTGGTGCCTTTTTTGCCCTTTCTACATTGGTATTTGGTGATGGACCAGCTGATACAGGCTGGACTTTCTATGCGCCCTATAGCGTGAATACAAGTACAAACGTGAGCATGTCAGTATTAGCAGCTTTTATCTTGGGATTCTCCTCTATTCTAACGGGGCTTAACTTTTTGGTCACCATGCACCGAATGCGTGCACCAGGAATGACATGGATGCGTATGCCACTATTTGCTTGGGGGCTTTATGCCACAGCTTGGATTCAGCTATTAGCTACTCCAATTGTGGGTATCACTTTATTAATGATTGTAGCAGAGCGGTTTTTAGGCGTTGGTTTATTCGACCCTTCTTTAGGAGGTGACCCGATTTTATATCAGCACATGTTCTGGATATATTCCCACCCTGCTGTTTATGTAATGATTTTGCCAGCTATGGGAGTGATTTCAGAAATCATTCCAACTTTTTCTCAAAGAAAGATTTTTGGATACAAAGCCATTGCTTTTTCTAGTTTGTTTATTGCTTTTGTAGGATACACTGTTTGGGGACACCATATGTTCACCTCAGGAATGAGTGGTTCTGCTCGAATTATTTTCTCTATTCTTACCTTCATAGTGGCTATTCCTAGTGCTATTAAAGTATTCAACTGGTTGGCTACCATGTATGGTGGTTCTATCGATTTAAAACCAGCTATGCTCTTTGCACTTGGATTTATTTTCCTTTTCCTCATTGGAGGTTTAACAGGTTTGGTGGTTGGAGCATTAGCAACTGATGTGCACTTACATGATACCTATTTTGTTGTGGGGCACTTTCATTATGTGATGTTTGGAGGTACTGGATTTGCCTTTATTGCAGCATTATACTATTGGTTTCCTAAAATTTATGGGAAAATGTATGACGTAAAACAAGCTACCATTGCATTTTGGGTGATGTTCACTGGTTTCAACATCCTTTATTTTCCAATGTTAGTTGTTGGAATTATGGGAATGCCAAGAAGATATTATGACTATTTACCTCAGTTCCATGTTCCCAACATTATTTCAACAGTAGGAAGTTGGATATTGGTAACTGGTCTCATCATGGTCATTATTAATTTCTTTAAGGCCAAGAAAATAAGTGCAGAAGAAGCTAAAAATCCTTGGGGAGGTTTAACTTTAGAATGGACTGTACAATCACCACCTACAGTATTGAATTTTGATGAAATTCCTACTGTAACAAGTGGCCCTTACGAATATCAGAATAAGGAGGAAAGATAA
- a CDS encoding cytochrome c oxidase subunit 3, giving the protein MSSEALQHAHDEHRDDAASKLGMWLFLFTELLLFGGLFLVYSIYRNMNMEDFHAGSAHLDIFIGAINTIVLITSSATVAISITAIQKKHYRLAKGLLWFTILAAGVFMVNKYFEWGHKFEIGLYPGGDMFEAMPGGERLFFVLYYFMTGLHGLHVIIGAIIIGFVIKEINQGKQTYDNFAFHENAGLYWHLVDLIWIFLFPLMYLII; this is encoded by the coding sequence ATGAGTTCAGAAGCTTTACAACACGCTCATGACGAGCACCGCGACGATGCTGCCTCAAAATTAGGAATGTGGTTATTCCTTTTTACTGAGTTGCTATTATTTGGAGGACTATTCTTAGTCTATTCTATATACCGAAACATGAATATGGAGGATTTTCATGCAGGTTCGGCACACCTTGATATTTTTATCGGAGCTATTAATACAATAGTATTAATTACAAGCTCTGCAACTGTTGCTATTTCTATTACTGCAATTCAAAAAAAACACTATCGCCTAGCTAAAGGATTATTGTGGTTTACCATATTAGCAGCAGGTGTTTTTATGGTGAATAAATATTTTGAGTGGGGACATAAGTTCGAAATTGGATTATACCCTGGAGGAGATATGTTTGAAGCCATGCCTGGAGGAGAACGCCTATTTTTTGTGCTTTATTATTTCATGACAGGTCTACACGGGTTGCACGTGATTATTGGAGCTATTATCATTGGTTTTGTGATTAAGGAAATTAATCAAGGAAAACAAACCTACGATAATTTCGCATTTCATGAAAATGCCGGATTATATTGGCACTTGGTCGATTTAATTTGGATATTCTTATTCCCATTAATGTACTTAATTATCTAA
- a CDS encoding cytochrome C oxidase subunit IV family protein: MENNKNNHEEDHHIVSYAANLRVWVVLLILTWLTITVAYLDFGNMAVAIALLIATFKAGVVLAYYMHLKFDSKLLTGLLLVTVAVFSSFIILTFLDYAYR, translated from the coding sequence ATGGAAAACAATAAAAATAATCACGAAGAAGATCATCATATAGTTAGTTACGCTGCTAACCTGAGAGTTTGGGTAGTATTGCTTATATTGACTTGGTTAACCATTACTGTAGCTTATTTAGATTTTGGTAATATGGCTGTTGCTATAGCTTTATTAATTGCCACCTTTAAAGCTGGAGTCGTATTGGCCTATTATATGCATTTAAAATTTGACAGTAAGTTGCTTACTGGGTTGTTATTGGTAACTGTAGCCGTTTTTAGCTCTTTTATTATACTTACATTTTTAGATTACGCATATAGATAG
- the coxB gene encoding cytochrome c oxidase subunit II: protein MNNVSNFVEGVDMAFIVILGISLFFLVAITVVMVYFVIKFSKKNNPKPRDVKEDMRLEVLWTVIPTILVFVMFYYGWVGYKGMREFPDDAIHIKATGRMWSWSFEYDNGKVSPNLIMPTNKPVVLDLFSPDVLHSLYIPAFRVKEDVVPGVNNKMWFEAYEEGSYDILCAEYCGERHSFMLSKAEVVSPEKYEEWYGEDLSGASPIEAGLQVLTANGCIACHSLNGTRLVGPSFQGLYGAERNITFADGSKKTVTADEEYIKKSIYDPNSEVVDSYPKVMISYKQTISEDQLKQINAYLKSIK, encoded by the coding sequence ATGAATAATGTTTCGAATTTTGTAGAAGGTGTTGATATGGCTTTTATTGTCATATTGGGGATTTCGCTCTTCTTCTTGGTAGCCATCACCGTGGTGATGGTATATTTTGTTATCAAGTTTAGTAAGAAAAATAATCCAAAACCAAGAGATGTTAAAGAAGATATGCGTTTGGAGGTTTTATGGACAGTGATTCCTACTATATTGGTATTCGTCATGTTTTATTACGGATGGGTAGGATATAAGGGAATGAGAGAATTTCCTGATGATGCCATTCATATCAAAGCTACCGGAAGAATGTGGAGTTGGTCATTTGAATACGATAATGGAAAAGTAAGCCCAAATCTTATTATGCCAACCAACAAACCTGTAGTGCTTGATTTATTTTCACCTGATGTATTGCACAGTCTATATATTCCGGCTTTTAGGGTGAAAGAGGATGTAGTACCTGGTGTAAATAATAAAATGTGGTTTGAAGCTTATGAGGAGGGTTCCTATGATATACTTTGTGCTGAATATTGCGGAGAGCGTCATAGTTTTATGTTGAGTAAAGCTGAGGTGGTAAGTCCTGAAAAATATGAGGAATGGTATGGTGAGGATCTGAGTGGTGCGAGTCCGATAGAAGCTGGTTTACAAGTTTTAACCGCCAACGGCTGTATTGCATGTCATAGTTTGAATGGTACTCGTTTAGTGGGCCCCAGTTTTCAAGGTTTATATGGAGCAGAAAGAAACATCACCTTTGCAGATGGCAGTAAAAAGACAGTAACTGCTGATGAAGAATATATTAAAAAGTCAATATATGATCCCAATTCAGAGGTAGTAGATTCTTATCCAAAAGTGATGATCTCATACAAGCAAACTATTAGTGAAGACCAGTTGA